A region from the Halobellus litoreus genome encodes:
- the serB gene encoding phosphoserine phosphatase SerB: protein MRLVAFDFDGTLSDSEMTVLLGEREGVAERMQDITDRAMNDELSYAESLRERASLLDGLSEEDAEDAFGEVRLRPGAAELIARLREAGHHVAILTGGFERGVERALEREGVEVDTVVANRLPIEGGRLTGEVEGPLITGTKDDALESLAADLDVPLSRTIAVGDGANDLPMLEVAGLSIGYLPKDAVRPSCDVVVASMHRLGKVLEGYNVVRREDE from the coding sequence ATGCGACTCGTGGCCTTCGATTTCGACGGAACGCTCTCGGACTCCGAGATGACCGTGCTGCTCGGCGAGCGCGAGGGCGTTGCCGAGCGAATGCAGGACATCACCGACCGGGCGATGAACGACGAACTCTCCTACGCGGAGAGCCTCAGGGAGCGCGCGTCGCTGCTCGACGGGCTCTCAGAGGAGGACGCTGAGGACGCCTTCGGCGAGGTTCGACTCCGCCCGGGCGCGGCGGAACTCATCGCCCGCCTCCGCGAGGCCGGTCACCACGTCGCGATCCTGACCGGCGGATTCGAGCGCGGTGTCGAGCGCGCCCTCGAACGCGAGGGCGTCGAGGTCGACACCGTCGTCGCCAACCGACTCCCGATCGAGGGGGGCCGCTTGACGGGCGAGGTCGAGGGGCCGCTCATCACCGGGACGAAGGACGACGCCCTGGAGTCGCTCGCCGCCGACCTCGACGTGCCGCTCTCCCGAACCATCGCGGTCGGCGACGGCGCGAACGACCTGCCGATGCTGGAGGTCGCGGGGCTGTCCATCGGCTACCTTCCCAAGGACGCCGTCCGCCCCTCCTGCGACGTCGTCGTCGCGTCTATGCATCGACTCGGGAAGGTGCTGGAAGGGTACAACGTGGTTCGGCGGGAAGACGAGTAA
- a CDS encoding DNA cytosine methyltransferase, giving the protein MPNSDFDRSSITVLDLFCGGGGLSEGFLQAGYDVVAGVDVDEDFLATYEHNHEDALAIQADLSEVDPEAFFAEHPIDQEEIDVVIGGPPCKGFSIAGHRDPDDERNYLVGNFIDFVEYVGPAAFVMENVPGIKSMEEGDTLRAILEGFERAGYEKPAYETLNAADYGVPQNRRRVIFQGRRDGSIPTYPERTHGPSKQATLTGKRLEPYVTVEEALLERGADGDGTAVERLPNHEKTNHSEEMVERISEVDPGESLYESYGDSWRRLPRDEPSITIKENHNAPFVHPVEDRVGTVRECAILQSFPDDYVFQGPKSTQLKVVGNAVPPGLSKAIAEALAEDLAAMERSRAAGAE; this is encoded by the coding sequence CGATCACGGTGCTCGATCTGTTCTGCGGCGGCGGCGGCCTCTCGGAGGGCTTCCTGCAGGCCGGCTACGACGTCGTCGCCGGCGTCGACGTCGACGAGGACTTCCTCGCGACGTACGAGCACAACCACGAGGACGCGCTCGCGATCCAGGCAGACCTCTCGGAAGTCGATCCCGAGGCGTTCTTCGCGGAGCACCCGATCGACCAGGAGGAGATCGACGTCGTGATCGGCGGCCCGCCCTGCAAGGGGTTCAGCATCGCGGGCCACCGCGACCCCGACGACGAGCGGAACTACCTCGTCGGCAACTTCATCGACTTCGTCGAGTACGTCGGGCCCGCGGCGTTCGTGATGGAGAACGTCCCGGGGATCAAGTCGATGGAAGAGGGCGACACCCTGCGGGCGATCCTGGAGGGCTTCGAGCGCGCCGGCTACGAGAAGCCGGCGTACGAGACGCTGAACGCCGCCGACTACGGCGTCCCGCAGAACCGCCGCCGGGTGATCTTCCAGGGGCGGCGCGACGGGTCGATCCCGACGTATCCCGAGCGGACCCACGGCCCCTCGAAACAGGCGACGCTCACGGGGAAGCGGTTAGAGCCGTACGTGACCGTCGAGGAGGCGCTCTTGGAGCGGGGCGCGGACGGGGACGGGACAGCCGTCGAACGCCTGCCGAACCACGAGAAGACGAACCACTCCGAGGAGATGGTCGAGCGGATTTCGGAGGTCGACCCCGGCGAGAGCCTCTACGAGAGCTACGGCGACAGCTGGCGGCGACTCCCCCGCGACGAGCCCTCGATCACGATCAAGGAGAACCACAACGCGCCGTTCGTCCACCCCGTCGAGGACCGCGTCGGGACCGTCCGCGAATGTGCGATCCTGCAGTCGTTCCCCGACGATTACGTGTTCCAGGGCCCCAAGAGCACGCAGTTGAAGGTCGTCGGCAACGCCGTCCCGCCGGGGCTCTCGAAGGCCATCGCGGAGGCGCTGGCCGAGGACCTGGCGGCGATGGAGCGGAGTCGCGCCGCCGGCGCGGAGTGA